One window of the Pyrus communis chromosome 17, drPyrComm1.1, whole genome shotgun sequence genome contains the following:
- the LOC137723135 gene encoding pentatricopeptide repeat-containing protein At1g06710, mitochondrial-like, whose product MSRRRLKTLVWQSISTISSSPLKSNPFFSTNPPHPFPSPFKSSHQSLKPCFPRLLCTSSEDNLDGLVDPNDLFKLESSGVESISAEEFASLRDSVLDTSVGGGSSMPKFESAKFSNNAILISNAIRNNNDEFDDKTQKFLRQFRDNLNETLVVEVLKLIQNPELGVKFFIWAGRQIGFSHTAPVYNAFLELLECGNKRVAEHFLQEIKGDDREVLRKLLNVLIRKYCRNGLWNVALEELGRLKDFGYKPTQATYNALVQVFLEADKLDTAHLVHVEMLDSGFKMDEYTFGSFVHALCKAGRWKEALALVEKEEFVPNTILYTKMISGLCEASLFEEAMDFLNRMRCDSCIPNVVTYRTLLCGCLKKRQLGRCKRILSMMITEGCYPSPQIFSSLVHAYCRSGDYSYAYKLLKKMVRCECQPGYVVYNILIGGICGNRELPSPDMLDLAEKAYGEMLDAGVVLSKVNVSNFAWCLCGAGKFEKAYKVISEMMSRGFVPDTSTYANVIGFLCNASKVEQAFLLFKEMKRNSIVPDVYTYTILIDSFCKAGLIEQSRSWFNEMIRNGCAPNVVTYTALIHAYLKAKKVSDADQLFEMMLTEGCSPNVITYTALIDGHCKAGRIEKACQIYERMRGNVDVPDVDKYFGSDDQSFREPNVYTYGALVDGLCKAHKVKEARDLLHAMSEEGCEPNHIIYDALIDGFCKYGKLYEAQEVFAKMSEQGYSPNVYTYSSLIDRLFKDKRLDLALKVLSKMLENSCAPNVVIYTEMIDALCKVGKTDEAYKLMLMMEEKGCYPNVVTYTAMIDGFGKAGNIEKCFELFKQMSSKGCAPNFITYGVLINHCCSTGLLDEAHKLLDEMKQTHWPKHMAGYRKVIEGYNREFMTSLGLLNEMSECDTVPITHIYKVLIDNFVKAGRLEVALELLEEISSSSPFTSVNKNMYTSLIESLSHANKVGKALEMFADMMRHGGFPELDTFFHLIKGLIKANKWDEALQLSDSICYMDIHWHMQEKTSDRN is encoded by the exons ATGAGCAGAAGGCGGTTGAAAACTCTCGTCTGGCAATCAATTTCCACCATATCTTCGTCACCTCTGAAGTCCAACCCCTTTTTCTCCACAAACCCACCACACCCATTCCCTTCTCCATTCAAATCCTCCCACCAAAGTCTAAAACCTTGCTTCCCCAGATTACTTTGCACTTCTTCGGAGGACAATCTCGATGGTCTGGTCGATCCCAACGACTTGTTCAAGCTGGAGAGTTCTGGAGTTGAGTCTATTTCGGCAGAGGAATTCGCCTCTCTGCGCGATTCGGTGTTGGATACCAGTGTTGGTGGTGGGTCTTCGATGCCAAAATTTGAATCAGCTAAGTTTTCTAACAATGCCATTTTGATTTCGAATGCTATCAGGAATAAtaatgatgagtttgatgacAAAACCCAGAAGTTTCTTAGGCAGTTTAGGGATAATCTGAATGAAACTCTGGTGGTGGAGGTGTTGAAGCTTATACAAAATCCTGAATTGGGTGTGAAATTTTTCATATGGGCAGGTAGACAAATTGGGTTTAGTCACACTGCTCCCGTGTACAACGCGTTTTTAGAGTTATTGGAGTGTGGTAATAAGAGGGTGGCGGAACATTTTCTGCAAGAAATTAAGGGTGATGATAGAGAGGTGCTTAGGAAGTTGCTTAATGTTTTGATTCGGAAGTATTGCCGAAATGGGTTGTGGAATGTAGCTTTGGAAGAGCTGGGGAGGCTCAAGGATTTCGGATACAAGCCAACTCAAGCAACTTACAATGCTTTAGTTCAAGTGTTTCTAGAAGCAGATAAGTTGGACACAGCACACTTGGTCCATGTGGAGATGTTGGATTCAGGGTTTAAGATGGATGAGTATACATTTGGTTCATTTGTTCACGCCCTTTGCAAAGCTGGGAGGTGGAAGGAAGCTCTTGCATTGGTTGAGAAGGAAGAGTTTGTGCCCAATACTATTCTTTACACGAAGATGATATCTGGGTTGTGTGAAGCTTCACTTTTTGAGGAAGCTATGGATTTTTTGAACAGAATGCGATGTGATTCTTGCATTCCTAATGTTGTGACCTATAGGACTTTGCTTTGTGGGTGTTTGAAGAAAAGACAGCTCGGTAGGTGCAAGAGAATTCTTAGTATGATGATCACAGAAGGTTGTTATCCAAGCCCTCAGATATTTAGTTCTCTTGTACATGCTTATTGCAGGTCCGGAGATTACTCTTATGCTTATAAGTTGCTTAAGAAAATGGTAAGATGTGAATGCCAGCCAGGCTACGTGGTTTACAATATCTTGATTGGTGGTATATGTGGAAACAGGGAATTACCAAGCCCAGATATGTTAGATTTGGCTGAAAAAGCTTATGGTGAGATGCTTGATGCAGGGGTTGTTCTAAGTAAGGTCAATGTGAGCAATTTTGCATGGTGTCTTTGCGGTGCCGGAAAATTTGAGAAAGCCTATAAGGTTATCAGCGAAATGATGAGCAGGGGTTTTGTTCCTGACACTAGTACGTATGCTAATGTTATTGGCTTTTTGTGTAATGCCTCCAAGGTAGAACAagcatttttgttgtttaaagaaatgaaaaggaaCAGTATTGTTCCTGATGTCTATACCTATACTATTTTAATTGATAGTTTTTGTAAAGCTGGCCTTATTGAACAATCTCGGAGCTGGTTTAATGAAATGATACGAAATGGTTGTGCTCCAAACGTGGTGACATATACTGCTCTTATACATGCATACCTTAAAGCAAAGAAGGTGTCTGATGCTGATCAACTCTTTGAGATGATGTTGACTGAAGGTTGCAGTCCTAATGTTATTACTTATACTGCTTTAATTGATGGTCATTGTAAAGCTGGTAGAATTGAAAAGGCTTGCCAGATATATGAGAGAATGAGAGGTAATGTGGACGTCCCTGATGTTGATAAGTATTTTGGAAGTGATGATCAGAGTTTTAGAGAACCTAATGTCTATACCTATGGGGCTTTGGTGGATGGTTTATGCAAAGCACACAAGGTTAAAGAGGCCCGTGATTTATTGCATGCTATGTCAGAAGAAGGTTGTGAACCTAACCATATTATTTATGATGCTCTTATAGATGGATTTTGCAAGTATGGGAAGCTATATGAAGCACAAGAGGTGTTTGCTAAGATGTCAGAGCAAGGGTACAGTCCAAATGTGTATACGTACAGTTCTTTGATTGATAGGTTGTTTAAGGATAAAAGACTGGATCTTGCTTTAAAAGTCTTGTCCAAAATGTTAGAAAACTCTTGTGCACCAAATGTTGTTATCTACACAGAGATGATTGATGCCCTGTGTAAAGTTGGAAAAACAGATGAAGCCTATAAGCTTATGCTGATGATGGAAGAAAAAGGGTGTTATCCAAATGTCGTGACTTATACTGCAATGATAGATGGCTTTGGGAAAGCAGGTAATATCGAAAAGTGTTTTGAGCTTTTTAAACAAATGAGCTCTAAGGGTTGTGCTCCAAATTTTATCACCTACGGGGTTTTGATAAATCATTGCTGTTCAACTGGACTACTGGATGAAGCTCATAAGCTTTTGGATGAAATGAAACAAACAcattggccaaagcatatggcAGGCTACCGTAAAGTTATTGAAGGTTACAATAGAGAGTTCATGACCTCTCTTGGGCTTTTAAATGAGATGAGTGAATGTGACACAGTGCCAATTACTCACATATACAAAGTTCTGATTGATAATTTTGTAAAGGCTGGAAGGTTGGAAGTGGCTCTTGAGCTGCTTGAAGAGATTTCGTCATCTTCACCGTTTACATCTGTGAACAAGAATATGTACACTTCATTGATTGAAAGTCTTTCACATGCAAATAAGGTCGGTAAGGCACTGGAGATGTTTGCAGACATGATGAGGCATGGTGGTTTTCCAGAGCTGGATACATTCTTTCATCTTATTAAAGGGCTTATTAAAGCTAACAAGTGGGATGAAGCTCTTCAACTATCAGATAGCATATGCTACATG GATATCCATTGGCATATGCAAGAAAAGACATCTGACAGAAATTAA